CAATAATTTGAGATTTATCTTTATTATCTTTAATAAGTCCTACAGTATAATTTACTACTTCACCATTAAATCCACCACAAAGACCCCCATCAGAAGTAAGAATTATATATAATTTATTTTCACTATCATTTCCATCTTTATATATATTATTACTTTCATCAGCAAATACTACTTTACTCATCACTTCCTCTAAGTATTCATAGTACTTATCATTAAATCCTAGTTTATCTCTGCACTTTTTTAACTTTGAAGTAGCTACTACATTCATAGCTCTAGTTATTTTTCTTGTATTAGTTATAGATTTTATTCTTCTTTTTATTGCAATAAGTCCTGCTCCAGCCATAGTTCACCTCCTGCGGGGAAACTACCTCCCTGCTAAAAATACTTTTTTAAACTCTTCAATGGCCTTTGACAATTCACCTTTAATATCATCTGTTAACTCTTTTTTCTCCAGTATATCCTTGTCTAAATGTCTATAATGTGTATCTATGTAATCAAAAAATTCTTTTTCAAACTTTCTGATATCCACTACAGGCACATCCATTAAATGATCATTTACCGCTGCAAAAATTATCATAATTTGCTTATCCACTGCCATAGGCTTATATTGCTCTTGCTTTAATATCTCTATTAATCTTTTTCCTTTTTCTAATCTCTTTTTAGTTTCCTTATCAAGATCTGAACCAAATTGAGCAAAGGCTGCAAGTTCTCTATATTGAGCTAACTCTAGTCTTAAAGTACCAGATACTTGTTTCATAGCTTTTGTCTGTGCATTACCACCAACTCTTGAAACGGATATACCTGCATTTATAGCTGGTTTTTGTCCAGAATGGAATAATTCTGATTCTAAAAATATTTGTCCATCAGTTATAGATATTACATTAGTTGGTATGTATGCTGTAACATCACCTGCAAGAGTTTCTATTATTGGTAAGGCTGTTATAGATCCTCCTCCAAGCTCATCATTAAGTTTAGCAGCTCTCTCCAAAAGTCTTGAGTGTAAATAGAAAACATCTCCTGGATAAGCTTCTCTTCCTGGTGCTCTACGAAGTAATAAAGCCATAGTTCTATAGGCAACCGCATGCTTTGATAAGTCATCATAAACTATCAATACATCTTTACCTTTATCCATAAAATATTCTCCCATGCTACAACCAGAAAAAGGTGCCAAATATTGAAGAGGTGCTGAATCTGAAGCTGTGGAAGACACAACTATAGTATAATCCATAGCTCCCATCTCCGTTAAAGTATTTACTATATGCGCTACTGTTGATTGTTTTTGTCCAATAGCTACATATATACAAATAACATCTTGGCCTTTTTGATTTAATATGGCATCTATAGCTACAGCAGTTTTACCTGTTTGCCTATCACCTATTATAAGTTCTCTCTGTCCTTTTCCTATTGGTACCATGGAATCTATAGCTTTTATTCCTGTTTGTAAAGGTTTCTTAACAGATTGTCTTTCAATAACCCCTGGTGCTTTATGTTCTACAGGTCTATATTCTGATTCCTTAATAGGACCTTTACCATCTATAGGTTTACCTAAAGGGTTTACTACTCTCCCAATCATAGCTTCTCCCACTGGAACCTGCACAACTCTACCAGTTCGCTTAACTATATCGCCCTCTTTTATTCCTTTTTCTGAGCCCAGTAATACACAACCTACATTATCTTGTTCTAGATTTAACGCCATTCCATAAATGTCATTTGGAAATTCTAATAGTTCCCCTTCCATACAATCATCTAATCCATATACTCTAGATACACCATCACCTATTTGAACTATAGTTCCCGAATCCTCAGTATGTATCTTTTTCTCATATCTCTCTATTTCTCTTTTTATTATTGAAGTTATTTCTTCTGGCTTAACATTCATGGTATCACCTCTCTTTCTTACTTAAGCACACGTCTTCTTATCTCATTTATTTTAGTTTTTATAGTTCCATCAATTACATCATCGCCTACTTTTACATGAACACCGCCAATTATCTTTTTATCTACTATTTCCTTTAAAATGATATCCTTACTGTACATCTTTTTTAATTTATCAATAAGTTTAGTTCTTTCATGATCATTTAAGGGTATTGCGGTGGTTATTTCTGCCAAAAGAATATTATTCTTTTCTAAATGTATTTTTTTCATTTCCTTAAGCTTTTCTTCTAGATAAAGTATTCTATCTTTTTCTATTAATATAAGAAGAAATGATAGTAAGTCTTCATCAATTTTACCTTTAAATACATTTATAAAGATTTTTTTCTTTTTTGATGTAGTTATTTCTGGATGCTTTATAACCTGCAAAAATTCTTGATTATTTTTAATTAAATCTACTATTTCCTGCAGATCATTCATATATTCATCTATCTTACCTTTCATCTCAGCCACTTCATAAAGAGCTAAAGCATACCTTCTATCCAAATATTCATACATAAGCTATATACCTACCTTAGCAATAAAATCTTCTATTAGTCTTCTGTGCTCTTTTTCATCAATGGCTTTTTCTAAAACTTTTTCTGATAAAACTATAGATAGATCTATAACTTGCTCTTTAACTTCTTGCTGAGCCTTTTCTTTTTCTCTTTGGATATCCACTTCTGCACGTTTCATTATTCTTTTAGCTTCTGCATTAGCATTATTTAATATTTCGTCATAAACTTTTT
The DNA window shown above is from Haloimpatiens massiliensis and carries:
- the atpA gene encoding F0F1 ATP synthase subunit alpha translates to MNVKPEEITSIIKREIERYEKKIHTEDSGTIVQIGDGVSRVYGLDDCMEGELLEFPNDIYGMALNLEQDNVGCVLLGSEKGIKEGDIVKRTGRVVQVPVGEAMIGRVVNPLGKPIDGKGPIKESEYRPVEHKAPGVIERQSVKKPLQTGIKAIDSMVPIGKGQRELIIGDRQTGKTAVAIDAILNQKGQDVICIYVAIGQKQSTVAHIVNTLTEMGAMDYTIVVSSTASDSAPLQYLAPFSGCSMGEYFMDKGKDVLIVYDDLSKHAVAYRTMALLLRRAPGREAYPGDVFYLHSRLLERAAKLNDELGGGSITALPIIETLAGDVTAYIPTNVISITDGQIFLESELFHSGQKPAINAGISVSRVGGNAQTKAMKQVSGTLRLELAQYRELAAFAQFGSDLDKETKKRLEKGKRLIEILKQEQYKPMAVDKQIMIIFAAVNDHLMDVPVVDIRKFEKEFFDYIDTHYRHLDKDILEKKELTDDIKGELSKAIEEFKKVFLAGR
- a CDS encoding F0F1 ATP synthase subunit delta, producing the protein MYEYLDRRYALALYEVAEMKGKIDEYMNDLQEIVDLIKNNQEFLQVIKHPEITTSKKKKIFINVFKGKIDEDLLSFLLILIEKDRILYLEEKLKEMKKIHLEKNNILLAEITTAIPLNDHERTKLIDKLKKMYSKDIILKEIVDKKIIGGVHVKVGDDVIDGTIKTKINEIRRRVLK